A region of Plantactinospora sp. BC1 DNA encodes the following proteins:
- the obgE gene encoding GTPase ObgE: MTTFVDRVVLHLQAGDGGHGCVSIHREKFKPFGGPDGGNGGHGGSVSLVVDPQVHTLLDFHFRPHVKAENGKGGAGSNRDGANGHDLVLKVPDGTVVHAMDGTVLADLVGAGTTFEVARGGRGGRGNASLANARRKAPGFAELGEPGDRLDVVLELKSVADVGLVGFPSAGKSSLISVLSAAKPKIADYPFTTLVPNLGVVRVDEHTFTVADVPGLIPGAATGKGLGLEFLRHIERCAVLVHVVDAANPEPGRDPLADIDAIEAELSEYGGLADRPRLVVLNKIDVPDGRDLAEIVRPDIEARGLRVFEVSAVTREGLRELTFALAELVEQSRAVAPDLEPTRIVIRPVAVDDAGFTIETAPDGAYVVRGQRPERWVKQTNFDNEEAVGYLADRLARLGVEEQLAKAGAEPGSLVRIGEREFDWQPTLYAGAEYVPSARGTDSRLAEKVTRPTAAERLAARKARRQRPPEEATPDPTPDGTVQRPDSGTAPDAD, from the coding sequence GTGACGACGTTCGTTGACCGGGTCGTACTGCACCTGCAGGCCGGTGACGGCGGGCACGGTTGCGTCTCGATCCACCGGGAGAAGTTCAAGCCGTTCGGCGGGCCGGACGGCGGCAACGGCGGACACGGCGGCAGCGTGTCCCTGGTGGTCGACCCCCAGGTGCACACCCTGCTCGACTTCCACTTCCGGCCGCACGTCAAGGCCGAGAACGGCAAGGGCGGCGCCGGCTCCAACCGGGACGGTGCCAACGGGCACGACCTGGTGCTCAAGGTCCCGGACGGCACGGTCGTGCACGCCATGGACGGCACGGTGCTGGCCGACCTGGTCGGCGCCGGCACCACCTTCGAGGTGGCCCGGGGCGGTCGGGGCGGTCGGGGCAACGCCTCGCTGGCCAACGCCCGGCGCAAGGCGCCCGGCTTCGCCGAGCTGGGCGAGCCGGGGGACCGGCTCGACGTCGTACTCGAACTCAAGAGCGTGGCCGACGTCGGCCTGGTGGGTTTCCCGTCGGCCGGCAAGTCCTCGCTGATCTCGGTCCTCTCGGCCGCCAAGCCGAAGATCGCCGACTACCCGTTCACCACGCTGGTGCCGAACCTCGGCGTGGTCCGGGTCGACGAGCACACCTTCACCGTCGCCGACGTGCCGGGCCTGATCCCCGGTGCCGCCACCGGCAAGGGGCTCGGGCTGGAGTTCCTCCGGCACATCGAGCGCTGCGCGGTGCTGGTGCACGTGGTGGACGCGGCCAACCCCGAGCCGGGGCGCGATCCGCTGGCCGACATCGACGCCATCGAGGCGGAGCTCTCCGAGTACGGCGGGTTGGCCGACCGGCCCCGGCTGGTCGTACTCAACAAGATCGACGTACCGGACGGGCGGGATCTCGCCGAGATCGTCCGCCCCGACATCGAGGCCCGTGGCCTGCGGGTATTCGAGGTCTCGGCGGTGACCCGGGAGGGGCTGCGCGAGCTGACCTTCGCGCTGGCGGAGCTGGTCGAGCAGTCCCGGGCGGTGGCGCCCGACCTGGAGCCGACCCGGATCGTGATCCGGCCGGTCGCGGTCGACGACGCCGGCTTCACGATCGAGACGGCGCCGGACGGCGCGTACGTGGTACGCGGGCAGCGGCCGGAGCGCTGGGTCAAGCAGACCAACTTCGACAACGAGGAGGCGGTCGGCTACCTGGCCGACCGGCTGGCCCGGCTCGGTGTCGAGGAGCAGCTCGCCAAGGCGGGTGCGGAGCCGGGCAGCCTGGTCCGGATCGGGGAGCGGGAGTTCGACTGGCAGCCGACGCTCTACGCCGGTGCCGAGTACGTGCCGAGTGCCCGGGGCACCGACAGCCGGCTGGCCGAGAAGGTTACCCGGCCGACCGCGGCCGAGCGGCTCGCCGCCCGCAAGGCCCGTCGGCAGCGGCCGCCGGAGGAGGCGACCCCGGACCCGACCCCGGACGGCACCGTGCAGCGGCCCGACAGCGGCACGGCGCCGGACGCGGACTAG
- the rpmA gene encoding 50S ribosomal protein L27 — MAHKKGASSSRNGRDSAAQRLGVKRFGGQVVSAGEILIRQRGTKFHPGDLVGRGGDDTLFALAAGAVQFGTKRGRKVVSIVPSER; from the coding sequence ATGGCTCACAAAAAGGGTGCGTCCAGCTCGCGGAACGGTCGCGACTCCGCGGCGCAGCGACTCGGCGTCAAGCGGTTCGGTGGGCAGGTCGTCAGCGCCGGCGAGATCCTGATTCGGCAGCGGGGCACCAAGTTCCACCCCGGTGACCTGGTCGGTCGCGGTGGCGACGACACGCTCTTCGCGCTGGCCGCCGGTGCGGTCCAGTTCGGCACCAAGCGCGGCCGCAAGGTCGTCAGCATCGTGCCGTCCGAGCGGTAA
- the rplU gene encoding 50S ribosomal protein L21, with translation MYAIVKTGGKQYKVAEGDVIEVEKLVGQPGDAIKLAAVLLVDGDNLVTDAAQLAKVAVSGEIAAHTKGPKIRIHKFKNKTGYHKRQGHRQPLTQVKVTGISNGK, from the coding sequence ATGTACGCGATCGTCAAGACCGGCGGCAAGCAGTACAAGGTCGCCGAGGGCGACGTGATCGAGGTCGAGAAGCTGGTCGGCCAGCCCGGCGACGCGATCAAGCTCGCCGCCGTCCTCCTCGTCGACGGGGACAACCTGGTGACCGACGCCGCGCAGCTGGCCAAGGTCGCGGTGTCCGGCGAGATCGCCGCACACACCAAGGGTCCGAAGATCCGGATCCACAAGTTCAAGAACAAGACCGGCTACCACAAGCGCCAGGGTCACCGCCAGCCGCTGACCCAGGTCAAGGTGACCGGCATCTCCAACGGCAAGTAA
- a CDS encoding Rne/Rng family ribonuclease — protein sequence MLENEPEGGDRTGAEPAVDATTASGNTGDTGSTGAGGGSPESGGAESGGAEAPARRRTTRRRTSSPSSEPAPTGVPAEAPSTARTTSGEAPDAEVLAPVAADIEPAPKATRRRRKATTAEKKDDTGLPAGESAAAVDPGTSAAGADDAAAIEAVPPVKVTRTRRKKAAPPAEPTDAAVAPPQAVESAPAAAGEVPVTGSDVGAPAAPELTGGAGLPAAGGPAEAEAEVVAEETPRGRRRRAALSAPTVLFMAPEPETPPARVGAAVEPAAATRPTEVEAEGEPVEPVEGARRRRRGRRAAEPAVPEVEAEVEAVIDEEAADVTDSDVEADEDEESAAARRRRRRGRRGRGRGKGGADDVEDSEEGDEPAAQAEEGADDDEDEDGEAGDGVTRRRRRRRRKGAGETDGAADDGVPTVIKIREPRRSVDEVQGVSGSTRLEAKRQRRRDGREQRRTRPPILSESEFLARREAVDRVMAVRQRGDRTQIAVLEDGVLVEHYVTRASAGTMAGNVYLGKVQNVLPSMEAAFVDVGRGRNAVLYAGEVNWDTTGLEGRARSIEQALRSGDSVLVQVTKDPIGHKGARLTSHIALSGRHLVYVPHGNASGISRKLPDTERKRLRDILKKLVPDGAGVIVRTAAEGASEDELARDVKRLQAQWEDIQAKAAEGGAPVLLYEEPDLVIRVVRDLFNEDFRELVVQGDESYDMVESYLSHVSPDLVPRLRRHTGTADVFAERRIDEQILKGLDRKVFLPSGGHLVIDRTEAMTVIDVNTGKYTGAGGNLEETVTRNNLEAAEEIVRQLRLRDLGGIVVIDFIDMVLESNRDLVLRRLTECLGRDRTKHQVTEITSLGLVQMTRKRIGAGLLEAFSETCDCCKGRGVIIHTEPVPEKSRPGAGDKVKAVASATGTSAPAAAPASEAPAGGGRRRGRKAAAPERVVVEVSEYEDTMGYDLSRYEAETPEVGDVVEAAPAESMRLAGAGDPDGIEDTGDLDAEGEGAEIGGGRRRARRGGTRRRTRP from the coding sequence ATGCTCGAGAACGAGCCAGAGGGCGGAGACCGGACCGGCGCTGAGCCGGCCGTCGACGCCACCACCGCAAGCGGCAACACCGGCGACACCGGTAGCACGGGCGCCGGAGGCGGCAGCCCGGAGAGCGGCGGCGCGGAGAGCGGCGGCGCCGAGGCGCCGGCTCGTCGGCGTACCACCCGGCGCCGCACCTCCAGCCCGTCCAGTGAACCGGCGCCGACCGGCGTACCGGCCGAGGCGCCCAGCACGGCCCGGACCACCAGCGGAGAGGCGCCCGACGCCGAGGTGCTGGCACCGGTGGCCGCCGACATCGAGCCCGCCCCGAAGGCGACCCGGCGACGCCGCAAGGCCACCACGGCGGAGAAGAAGGACGACACCGGACTTCCGGCCGGCGAGTCGGCCGCGGCCGTCGACCCGGGTACCTCCGCCGCCGGTGCCGACGACGCGGCCGCGATCGAAGCCGTACCGCCGGTGAAGGTGACGCGTACCCGCCGGAAGAAGGCGGCGCCGCCGGCCGAGCCGACCGACGCGGCCGTCGCCCCGCCGCAGGCCGTCGAGAGCGCCCCGGCGGCGGCCGGCGAGGTCCCGGTGACCGGGTCCGACGTCGGCGCCCCGGCCGCCCCCGAACTGACCGGCGGAGCCGGCCTGCCGGCGGCCGGCGGCCCGGCCGAGGCCGAGGCCGAGGTGGTGGCCGAGGAGACGCCCCGTGGGCGTCGGCGCCGCGCGGCGCTCTCCGCGCCGACCGTGCTGTTCATGGCTCCCGAGCCGGAGACCCCGCCGGCCCGGGTCGGTGCGGCGGTCGAGCCCGCTGCGGCGACCCGACCGACCGAGGTCGAGGCCGAGGGTGAGCCGGTCGAGCCCGTCGAGGGCGCCCGACGGCGTCGCCGTGGCCGGCGTGCCGCCGAGCCCGCCGTGCCGGAGGTCGAGGCCGAGGTCGAGGCGGTCATTGACGAGGAGGCCGCCGACGTCACCGACTCCGACGTCGAGGCCGACGAGGACGAGGAGAGCGCGGCGGCCCGGCGCAGGCGGCGACGCGGCCGCCGGGGCCGGGGCCGGGGCAAGGGCGGTGCCGACGACGTCGAGGACTCCGAGGAGGGCGACGAGCCGGCGGCCCAGGCCGAGGAGGGGGCCGACGACGACGAGGACGAGGACGGCGAGGCCGGCGACGGGGTCACCCGACGCCGCCGCCGACGTCGGCGCAAGGGCGCCGGGGAGACCGACGGCGCGGCGGACGACGGCGTACCCACGGTCATCAAGATCCGCGAGCCCCGCCGGAGCGTGGACGAGGTGCAGGGCGTCTCCGGCTCGACCCGGCTGGAGGCCAAGCGCCAGCGCCGCCGGGACGGTCGTGAGCAGCGGCGTACCCGGCCGCCGATCCTGAGCGAGTCGGAGTTCCTGGCCCGCCGGGAGGCGGTCGACCGGGTGATGGCGGTACGCCAGCGCGGCGACCGGACCCAGATCGCCGTACTGGAGGACGGGGTGCTGGTCGAGCACTACGTCACCCGCGCCTCCGCCGGCACGATGGCCGGCAACGTCTACCTCGGCAAGGTGCAGAACGTGCTGCCCAGCATGGAGGCGGCCTTCGTCGACGTCGGGCGCGGCCGCAACGCCGTGCTCTACGCCGGAGAGGTCAACTGGGACACCACCGGCCTGGAGGGGCGGGCCCGCTCGATCGAGCAGGCGCTGCGCTCCGGTGACTCGGTGCTGGTGCAGGTCACCAAGGACCCGATCGGGCACAAGGGCGCCCGGCTGACCAGCCACATCGCGCTCTCCGGGCGGCACCTGGTCTACGTGCCGCACGGCAACGCCTCGGGGATCAGTCGCAAGCTGCCCGACACCGAGCGCAAGCGGCTGCGGGACATCCTGAAGAAGCTGGTCCCGGACGGTGCCGGAGTGATCGTCCGGACCGCCGCCGAGGGCGCCAGCGAGGACGAGCTGGCCCGGGACGTGAAGCGGCTCCAGGCGCAGTGGGAGGACATCCAGGCGAAGGCGGCCGAGGGTGGCGCCCCGGTGCTGCTCTACGAGGAGCCCGACCTGGTGATCCGGGTGGTCCGGGACCTGTTCAACGAGGACTTCCGCGAGCTGGTAGTGCAGGGCGACGAGTCGTACGACATGGTCGAGTCCTACCTCTCGCACGTCTCGCCCGACCTGGTGCCCCGGCTGCGCCGGCACACCGGTACGGCGGACGTCTTCGCCGAGCGGCGGATCGACGAGCAGATCCTCAAGGGGCTGGACCGGAAGGTCTTCCTCCCCTCCGGCGGTCACCTGGTGATCGACCGTACCGAGGCGATGACGGTGATCGACGTCAACACCGGCAAGTACACCGGTGCCGGCGGCAACCTGGAGGAGACGGTCACCCGGAACAACCTGGAGGCGGCCGAGGAGATCGTCCGGCAGCTCCGCCTCCGTGACCTGGGCGGCATCGTCGTGATCGACTTCATCGACATGGTGCTGGAGTCGAACCGGGACCTGGTGCTGCGCCGGCTCACCGAGTGCCTGGGCCGGGACCGGACCAAGCACCAGGTGACCGAGATCACCTCGCTCGGCCTGGTCCAGATGACCCGGAAGCGGATCGGTGCCGGGCTGCTGGAGGCGTTCAGCGAGACCTGCGACTGCTGCAAGGGCCGTGGCGTGATCATCCACACCGAGCCGGTGCCGGAGAAGTCCCGCCCGGGCGCGGGAGACAAGGTGAAGGCGGTCGCCTCGGCCACCGGTACCTCGGCACCGGCCGCCGCCCCGGCCTCGGAGGCACCGGCCGGCGGCGGTCGGCGCCGGGGCCGCAAGGCCGCCGCGCCGGAGCGGGTCGTCGTCGAGGTCTCGGAGTACGAGGACACCATGGGGTACGACCTGTCCCGCTACGAGGCGGAGACCCCCGAGGTCGGCGACGTCGTCGAGGCCGCACCGGCCGAGTCGATGCGACTGGCCGGGGCCGGTGACCCGGACGGGATCGAGGACACCGGTGACCTGGACGCGGAGGGCGAGGGCGCGGAGATCGGCGGCGGTCGTCGCCGGGCCCGACGTGGCGGTACCCGCCGCCGCACCCGGCCCTGA